A window of Mycolicibacterium madagascariense genomic DNA:
CATGGGGGTCGGCCTCGACCTCGACGGCGAGGACGCCCCGCACCCGCGCGTGCACCAGTGGGCGCGGTCGGGGCCGTCGAAGGGCACGGTGGTGGCCGGTGTCGACCCGCTGTTCCACGACGTGCGCAGCAAGGGCGTCGGGTTCGGCGTGACGTTCGCCAAGGCGCTCGCCGACGCGACCGGTCGCTGGGTACTGCTGGTCCCGGCGGCGCGCGGTGACACCGCGTTCACGCCGAAGAACGGCTACACCTGGGATCCGACCGACACCCGTACCAGGGTCAACCTGTACCGCGACGCGGTGGCCTCGATCGACGCCGCCCTGGCCAGTCACCCGGGCAGCCAGGTCGCGACCATCCTGTGGCACCAGGGCGAGACCGACGTGCCGCTGATGTCGGCCAGGAACTACCGCGGCCGTCTCGACTACGTCATCGACGACCTGCGCAAGCGCTACGGCAGCGGCCTGCCCGTCATCGTCGGGGGGATGGTCCCCGAGGAGATGGAACGCGGCCACCGGCGCTACCCGGTGATCGACGCGGTCCACCGCGACACTCCCAACCGGCGGCCGCGGACGGCGTTCGTGGCGGGCCCCCGCGACGCGATCAACAGCGAGACCGATCGGCACTACAGCGGGGCCGGGCTCCGCGAGCTCGGACGACGGATGTGGGACGCCTACCGGGGCGTGGCCGCCGACGAGCTGGCGGAGTATGCGACAGGCTGACCTCCGCCGCGTCGCCCTCCTCCTAACCACGATGTTGGTGACGGTGCTGGTCGCCAACGGCGTCATCGGCTTCCTGGTGTTCAGCCGGGCGTCCAGCGACCGCGTCGAACCCGCCGACGCCGTCATCGTGCTCGGCGGGGAGCACGACGGCCGCGAGGCCTACGGGTTCGAGCTGGCGCGCGCCGCGGGGGCGAAGACCGTGGTGCTGTCGGACCCCTACGGACCGGGTGACCCGGTGATGCGCCAGGAGTGCCGTCCGCGTCCCGACGTCGAGGTGATCTGCCGGGCGCCCGTCCCGTCCACCACCCGCGGCGAAGCCCACCTCATGCACGTGCTGGCCCAGCAGCGGGGCTGGAAGAAGATCATCGTCACCAGCTGGCGGTACCACCTGCCCAGGGCCAGGCTGGTCTTCGACCAGTGCTACTCCGACGTCCCCGGCGCGGTGATCGTGCTGGCCGTGCCGCGGTCCTACCACCTGTCGTTCGTGCACTGGGAGCTCATCTACGCCTACCAGTGGGGTGGGCTGATCAAGGCGCTCTGGCAGGGCGACTGCCCGAGTTAGGTCAGCTTGACGATCAGGATGTACGCCGCGTCGGCGATCAGGTATCCCGCCATGGCGAACGCCGTGCACACCACGGCGTGCACGGCGACGAGTCGCAGGACGCGCGACGCCAGCAGGACCGGGGACGACCCGTCGGGCCGCCACGTCGAACCGTTGCCGGCCAGGAACGCCAGCGACGTCGCCGTGCCGAGGGCGGCATAGCCGAGCGTCGTCTGGGTGGGGGAGAACAGACCGCCCGCGGCGGCGAAGCCCCCGAGCAGGAACGACGTCACCGCGTTGACCACCAGCGCCGCCCAACGGGTGCGCCAGCGCCGCACGACCAGCGCCGCCACCAGTGAGCTCACCGCGCCGGACAGGAAGATCAGGCCGTAGTGGATCATGCGGTCGGGTCGTCCACCCGACGGGCCCGGCTGCCCACCAGCGCCATGCCCGCGGTCACCGTGAGCGCGGTCAGGAGCGGGACCGCCACCAGGAACGTCGCGCTCGCGACGATCCGGTGCGTCACCCCGAAGAAGGCGTAGAGACTCAGGCTCGCGGTGCTGGTGCCCGCGCCGAGGGCGAAGGCGGCCAACCGCCCCGTCGGCGCCCCGAGGGCCAGCCCGATCACGAACCCCGCGACCACCGACGCGATGCCGAACCCGATGAGCGGCTGCACCGGACCCGAGCATTCGTCGAGCACGGCCTGGCGGATGACGGCCCCGACACCGGCGCCGCCCACCACGAACGGCAGTCGTGGATCGGATCCCGGCATGGCCCCAACACTAGCGAGGCGCCCGGGAGGCGCCCCGTATGGTGAGCGCCATGTGTCGCGACCTCGTCGGCTGCCCATGACGCGCAAGATCGGGTTGGTCGCCCTCGTCGTCGCGATCGTGGCCGCCGGGATCGCCGCGGTGGCGTCGGCGTCGCCGCTGCTCCTGACCGTCGGCGCCAAGGTCTACGACCAGTTCTTTACCGCCATCGACGGGCCCCCGACGCCCATCGGCACGGCCGACACCAGCGGCGCCGGCCCGGGCTCCCTGGTGTCGGCGACGACGATGCCCGGCCTGGCCAGCACCATCGAGGCCAGGGGGCTGCGGGCGGCCCGCGTCGTCTACCGCTCCACCTCCGGGGACGACGGAGCGCCGACCGTGGTCTCGGGTTCGGTGTTCACCCCGCGGGGCAACCCGCCCGCCGCAGGCTGGCCCGTCGTCGCGTTCGGGCACGGCACCGTGGGCATCGAACCGCAGTGCGGGCCCTCGCTGTCGGACTCGCTGGACGGGCAGATCGCCGTCGTGACGGTGCTGACCAACCTCGGGTACGCCGTCGCGGTACCCGACTACCAGGGCCTCGGCACCAAGGGCATCCACCCCTACCTCGACGCGCGCACCGGCGGGCTCAACCTCATCGACGCCGTCCGAGCGCTCAAGCACACGTTCCCGCAGGTCACCAACCGTTGGGCGGCGTTCGGCGACTCGCAGGGCGGCGCCGTGGCGTGGGCGGCCAACGAGCAGGCCAAGGGTTACGCGCCCGACCTCGACCTCGTCGGCGCGGTCGCGCTGTCCCCGTCGGCGGACGTGGTGGGGCTGGTGGCGAAGGCCGAGCAGGGCACGCTGACGCCCGATCAACGGCCGGCGATGCAGCTGCTCATCGAGTCGCTCGCGCGGCTGCACCCCGACATCGACCGCGACGACTACCGCCACGGTGCGGCCCGCCAATACTGGAACGCGCTGTCGGTGTGCGTCGGCGATCCGTCGCCCGCCCGGGCCGAGGGCGCCAAGAGGCTGCTGGGCACCGACTTCGCGCCCGCCAATCCCGCCGCCGCCGACCGGCTGACCGCCGCGCTGCAGGCCTGGGCGCTGCCGCACCTGCCGCTGTCCGCGCCGCTGTCGGTGTCCTACGGCGGGCGCGACCCGCTGATCGACGCGCAGTGGACCACCGACGCGATCAAGCGGTCGTGCGCGCTGGGCGGGCAGATCACGATCGCCTTCGATGCGCAGAAGGGCCACGAGGGCGCCGACATCGCCGGTCAGGTGCAGTGGATGGCCGATCGGTTTGCAGGCAAACCGGCGCCCAACGACTGCCACTAGCGGCGTCGCGTCGCGCGTCGGCCCCGGCGCCGTGACGCCCCGAACGTCGCGCGCAGGCGCGGCGCGGTCGAGAAGCAGACGTCGAACGCAGGAAAACCGACGTTTTCGGGTTTGCTACAACACAAGCGCGCTATCAGGTTTAACGCGTGGAGCGGACGCGCCCCCGCGGTTCTGGCCGGAACGGTGCGCGAAACGGTTTGCCCCCGGGGAATGTGCGCACGCTGCAGTCTTTCCTGAATTGTGGCAACTTCTGGCAAACAGTGACATAGTGTTACGAAGCCCAAGGGCGGGCGTCGGAAAGTAAGCTGCCAGCAAACAGGAGGTGTGGCGACCAGTGTCGGTAGCAGGAGAAGTTTCCGCACCCGCCGTGACGCCGATCGGCGCGATGGCGCCGAACAGCGGCCCGCAATGGCAGCGAACTTACGTCCGGGTCCTGGCCGGACTGGACGTCGTCGTCGTCGTGCTGGCCCTCGCGCTCGCGCAGATGGTGCGGCTGGGTCGTCCGATCACGACGTGGGACCCCGCGCAGATCTACTTCGCCATCCTGTCGATCTTCGTCGCCGGCATCTGGCTCGTCCTGCTGGCCGCCTACCGCACCCGCTCGCCGCGCATCGTGGGCGCCGGCGTCGAGGAGTACCGCCGGGTCGTCTCGGCGACCCTGGCGACCATCGGCGTCGTGGCCGTGTTCCTGATGATCTTCCGCCCCGAGTACGCCCGCGGTTATCTCGCCGTCGCGTTCCCCCTCGGCCTGGCCGGGCTGATGATCACCCGCAACCTGTGCCGCCAGTACCTCGTCCGCAAGCGCCGCAAGGGCAGCTGCGTGGTGACCGTGCTGGCCGTCGGCGACGCGATGGCCGTCCGCCGCCTCGTCCAGTCCTTCACGCGCGGCTGGGACTACGGGTACTCCGTCGTCGGCGTCTGCCTGACCGGGCGCAGCTCCGGCGGCGTCATCGAGATCCCCGGGGTCGGCACGCTGCCCGTGCTCGGCGACGAGGGCAAGGTGCACGACGCCATCCTCAAGACCAACGTCAACACCGTCGCGCTGACCACGACCGATCACCTCGGCCCCGAGGGCGTTCGCGAATTGTCTTGGGATCTGCACAAAATGGGCGTCGACCTGGTGGTGTCGCCCGGCGTGGTCGACGTGGCGGGTCCGCGGCTGACGATGCGCCCGGTGGCCGGTCTGCCCCTCATCCACGTCGAGAAGCCGACGTACAGCGGCACCAAGAAGTTCCAGAAGCGGGCGTTCGACTACTTCGTCTCCATCACCGTCCTGATCGGTGCGCTCCCGGTGATGATCGCGACCGCCATCGCCATCAAGCTGACCAGCAAGGGGCCGGTGTTCTACCGCTCCGAGCGGATCGGTCTCGACGGCGAGCCGTTCCAGATGATCAAGTTCCGCACGATGGTCGACGGCGCCGACAAGCAGGTCGACAAGCTGGTCGAGGTCAACGACAGCGTGGGCGGAGTCCTGTTCAAGCTGAAGGACGATCCGCGCATCACCTCGGTCGGCAAGATCCTGCGCAAGTACAGCTTCGACGAGCTGCCCCAGTTCTTCAACGTGCTCAAGCGCGACATGAGCGTCGTCGGCCCGCGGCCCCCGCTGCGCCGCGAGGTGGACACCTACAACGACCAGGTGCGCCGCCGGCTGCTGGTGCTGCCGGGCATCACCGGGCTGTGGCAGGTGAGCGGCCGTTCTGACCTGTCGTGGGAGGACACCGTGCGCCTGGATCTGTCCTACGTCGAGAACTGGTCGATCACCAACGACGTCGTGATCGCCCTCAAGACCGTGCGCACCGTCGCCTCGGGATCGGGCGCCTACTAGGCATTGCCCTTGCGCAAGCAAACTTTAGTGACATTCGTCACTCGGTAAATGTGGCAAAGTCGACGGGGTCCGCGGGCGTCTCCGGCAACCAGCCGTAGGGTGCACCCGTGAATGCCGACCGCGGCGTGGAAAAGACACGCGAGCCCCTCGACGTAGCGAAACTGAATGCCGCAGTGGCGGTACCGGGGTCGCCGTGGCGCCGCGTCGAGGTCGTCCAGGACACCGGTTCGACCAACGCCGATCTGCTTGCGCGGGCGCGCGACGGCGAGGACGTCGCGGGCGCCGTGCTGGTGGCCGAGCACCAGACCGCGGGCCGGGGCCGCAACGGCCGCACCTGGTCCGCGGTGCCCGGGGCGCAGATCTCGATGTCCGTGGGCGTACCCCTCGGCGACCTGCCCACCGCGGCGTGGGGATGGCTGCCGCTGGCGACGGGCCTGGCCGTCGTGGCCGCCGTCGCCGAGGTGACCGGCGTGGCGGTCGGCCTCAAGTGGCCCAACGACGTGCTGTCGACGCCGGACGGACGCAAGCTGGCGGGCATCCTCGCCGAGGTGGCGAGCCCGGCGCCCGTCGTCGTGATCGGCATCGGGCTCAACGTGTCGCTGCGGGCCGACGAGCTGCCCCACCCGGCGGCGACGTCACTCGCGCTGCTCGGCGCCCAAGTCCCGGACCGGGCTGAGCTGATCATCGCGCTCCTGCGGGAACTGCAGCGGCGCGTCGGGCAGCTGACCGCGGCCCGCGGGGCCGGCGACGCGCTGCTCGCCGACTACGTCGCGCACAGCCTGACGATCTCGCAGCGGGTGCGCGCGACCCTGCCCGGCGGCCGCGAGGTGGTCGGTCGCGCGGTGTCGATCGACGACCAGGGCCGGTTGCGCATCGACACCGGACCCGAGACCGTCCTGGTGTCGGCCGGGGACGTCGTGCATCTCCGCCCGGCCGACGAGCCGGGCTGAGCCGCCGTCGCGCCTCGGTAGAGTGCCCACCGTGGGTTACCCGGACAGCGTGCTGGCCACCGGCGAACGCGTCGTCCTGCACCGTCATCCCCACTGGAAGCGGCTCGTCGGTCCGGTGCTCGCGCTCCTGCTGGCCACGGCCGTGGCGGGGTTCGGCCTCGGCGTCGTCGACCACACCGACTGGGAGCGCTCGGCGAAGGACATCGTGATGATCGTCATCGCCGTGCTCTGGTCGATCCTGGTGGGATGGCTCACCCTGTGGCCCGTCTCGAACTGGCGCACGACGCACTTCGTGATCACCGATCGGCGGGTGATGTTCCGCCACGGCGTGCTGACTCGGGCGGGCATCGACATACCGCTGGCCAGGATCAACAGCGTCGAGTTCCGGCACGGGCTGCTGGAGCGGCTGGTGCGCACCGGCACGCTGATCATCGAGTCAGCGGCGCAGGATCCGCTCGAATTCGACGACATCCCGCGGGTGGAGCAGGTCCACTCGCTGCTCTATCACGAAGTCTTCGACACCCTGGGGTCCGAGGAGGCGCCGAGCTGAGCGGCCCGCCTGGCGCGGCGACCGCGCAGCGGGGTGACGGTGCTCCTGGTGTGCCCCTGTTCGATCTCGTCTTCCAGGGCCTCGGCGATGCCGCCCGCGGTGATCGACGCCTCGACGGCCTTCTCGGGGTTGCGGCCGAATTCGTCGGGGAAGACCCAGCGGCGGAAGGCCCAGAACCGGAACGCCATCTGCAGCAGGTTGCC
This region includes:
- a CDS encoding biotin--[acetyl-CoA-carboxylase] ligase; translated protein: MNADRGVEKTREPLDVAKLNAAVAVPGSPWRRVEVVQDTGSTNADLLARARDGEDVAGAVLVAEHQTAGRGRNGRTWSAVPGAQISMSVGVPLGDLPTAAWGWLPLATGLAVVAAVAEVTGVAVGLKWPNDVLSTPDGRKLAGILAEVASPAPVVVIGIGLNVSLRADELPHPAATSLALLGAQVPDRAELIIALLRELQRRVGQLTAARGAGDALLADYVAHSLTISQRVRATLPGGREVVGRAVSIDDQGRLRIDTGPETVLVSAGDVVHLRPADEPG
- a CDS encoding lipase family protein produces the protein MTRKIGLVALVVAIVAAGIAAVASASPLLLTVGAKVYDQFFTAIDGPPTPIGTADTSGAGPGSLVSATTMPGLASTIEARGLRAARVVYRSTSGDDGAPTVVSGSVFTPRGNPPAAGWPVVAFGHGTVGIEPQCGPSLSDSLDGQIAVVTVLTNLGYAVAVPDYQGLGTKGIHPYLDARTGGLNLIDAVRALKHTFPQVTNRWAAFGDSQGGAVAWAANEQAKGYAPDLDLVGAVALSPSADVVGLVAKAEQGTLTPDQRPAMQLLIESLARLHPDIDRDDYRHGAARQYWNALSVCVGDPSPARAEGAKRLLGTDFAPANPAAADRLTAALQAWALPHLPLSAPLSVSYGGRDPLIDAQWTTDAIKRSCALGGQITIAFDAQKGHEGADIAGQVQWMADRFAGKPAPNDCH
- a CDS encoding PH domain-containing protein, yielding MGYPDSVLATGERVVLHRHPHWKRLVGPVLALLLATAVAGFGLGVVDHTDWERSAKDIVMIVIAVLWSILVGWLTLWPVSNWRTTHFVITDRRVMFRHGVLTRAGIDIPLARINSVEFRHGLLERLVRTGTLIIESAAQDPLEFDDIPRVEQVHSLLYHEVFDTLGSEEAPS
- a CDS encoding YdcF family protein, which codes for MRQADLRRVALLLTTMLVTVLVANGVIGFLVFSRASSDRVEPADAVIVLGGEHDGREAYGFELARAAGAKTVVLSDPYGPGDPVMRQECRPRPDVEVICRAPVPSTTRGEAHLMHVLAQQRGWKKIIVTSWRYHLPRARLVFDQCYSDVPGAVIVLAVPRSYHLSFVHWELIYAYQWGGLIKALWQGDCPS
- a CDS encoding sialate O-acetylesterase; the protein is MTVPRNPDGDAALWKILLMEAKCAVKRRITPAGLPVDPPPTPYLIVPVLGQSNAQGMGVGLDLDGEDAPHPRVHQWARSGPSKGTVVAGVDPLFHDVRSKGVGFGVTFAKALADATGRWVLLVPAARGDTAFTPKNGYTWDPTDTRTRVNLYRDAVASIDAALASHPGSQVATILWHQGETDVPLMSARNYRGRLDYVIDDLRKRYGSGLPVIVGGMVPEEMERGHRRYPVIDAVHRDTPNRRPRTAFVAGPRDAINSETDRHYSGAGLRELGRRMWDAYRGVAADELAEYATG
- a CDS encoding sugar transferase, translating into MAPNSGPQWQRTYVRVLAGLDVVVVVLALALAQMVRLGRPITTWDPAQIYFAILSIFVAGIWLVLLAAYRTRSPRIVGAGVEEYRRVVSATLATIGVVAVFLMIFRPEYARGYLAVAFPLGLAGLMITRNLCRQYLVRKRRKGSCVVTVLAVGDAMAVRRLVQSFTRGWDYGYSVVGVCLTGRSSGGVIEIPGVGTLPVLGDEGKVHDAILKTNVNTVALTTTDHLGPEGVRELSWDLHKMGVDLVVSPGVVDVAGPRLTMRPVAGLPLIHVEKPTYSGTKKFQKRAFDYFVSITVLIGALPVMIATAIAIKLTSKGPVFYRSERIGLDGEPFQMIKFRTMVDGADKQVDKLVEVNDSVGGVLFKLKDDPRITSVGKILRKYSFDELPQFFNVLKRDMSVVGPRPPLRREVDTYNDQVRRRLLVLPGITGLWQVSGRSDLSWEDTVRLDLSYVENWSITNDVVIALKTVRTVASGSGAY